The following are encoded together in the Octopus sinensis linkage group LG15, ASM634580v1, whole genome shotgun sequence genome:
- the LOC118766198 gene encoding histone-lysine N-methyltransferase SETMAR-like, with translation MECECKREYFPHILLFHFCKGKEAAEARKEIYEVYGVDCLRERTRQKWVFKFHFGDFFTQARSTEVDDDRIKAITESDCHITARGIAKRVNVSHTTIENPNCIKKGRVVILWDYKDVYFELFPINQTINSGLFCQQRMNLEKAIKDKTARISKS, from the coding sequence ATGGAGTGCGAGTGCAAAAGGGAATATTTTCCCCatattttgctgtttcatttctgTAAAGGCAAGGAAGCTGCTGAGGCTCGCAAAGAGATAtatgaagtttatggtgttgactGCTTAAGAGAACGCACACGTCAGAAATGGGTTTTTAAATTCCATTTTGGAGATTTTTTCACTCAAGCAAGATCAacagaagttgatgatgaccgaatcaaagcTATAactgaatctgattgtcatataactgcACGTGGGATTGCAAAGAGggtaaatgtatcacacacaacaattgaaaatccGAATTGCATAAAAAAAGGACGTGTTGTAATTTTGTGGGATTACAAAGATGTGTATTTTGAGTTGTTTCCAATAAACCAAACGATCAATTCAGGTCTTTTCTGTCAACAACGAATGAATCTAGAGAAAGCAATCAAAGACAAAACGGCCAGAATTAGCAAATCATAA